The Chitinophaga sp. H8 region GTGCCTTTTATGATTCTCCCAATGGTACGTATAAATATATAGATCCATTGGCAATGTATGTGCATCGGGATGAGTTCGTATTTATTAGCTCATTTGGATATAATACCGCTACTTCAGGGGGAAAAGACAGTCGTATCATCATCTCCCGGCTGGATAAAGGGGCCACTAAATTTGATCACCAGCTATTGGACTATACAGACGATTTCAGTCATGTGGAAGCGGCCCTCCAGTATGATACTACCGAAAGAACAGTACAAATGCTAACGCTTACAACGGTGGAAAGGATAAAGGAGCTTAAGGGAAAGAATGCGAGGAATACCTATGCCACGATGCTTCATTTTATTGATCCGGCAAAGCTTACCGTAAAACATAAGCATTTCCTGGAAAATACCTATGCCTCCTCCTATGCACAGGAAAAACTAGGATATAAGCATTCCTACACCGGCATTCCGCAAAATTTTGTAATTAACCCGGACCATTCTATTACGGTGATGTCGGAAGAGATCGTTCAAACTACCACGAGCTCCGGTAATACTTCCAGTACGACCACAGACCTTGGAGATATTGGCATTTCCAGATATGATAAATTAGGACAGGAAGTTGGCGGCTTTGCGGTAGCTAAAAAGCAACAGGTGACGGGGATAGTAGAGCCCCTCTATATATACCGTAAAAATCATGGTGCATGGTCTTTTCGTACAGGGAGCATATTTTTTACCACCGGAATCAGTAATAAATCTTTCTTCTCTTACGAATATGTACACAGTGGAGATGCTGAATATGTGCTGTTCAATGACTACGTTAAAAATACGGAGGGAAAAGAAACCTCCAAAAGTAAAAAGACGATGCGTTTTGTGAGTGGGACCAATACCATCTGTTATCAGAAAAAAAATAACCAGGTAGAGAAATTCTATCTGTTTGGTGATCCAGGTGAAAAAGAAGTGTCCCGCTTTGTTATTCTGGAGGGATCGGCAAGAAGTCCTGACCAGAAAACCTTTGCTACCATTATGCTGGAAAATAACGGCAATAGTAAAAGGGCGTTTGTTGCCTGGATTAAATTCTAACCCTTTTCACCCCATCCATAATTTATTTAGAAACTTACGCGGATTTTTTTCCATCTTCCTGTTCTGATATACAGGAAGATGGAAAAAAATATCTTGTTATTCCCGGTATTCCTCTTGTTGTGGATACCATACACAAAAGCACAATCCCAGGCTGTTACCAATGAACAGCGGGCAAAGGCCTTACAGGAGGCTATTTATAAGCATTTATATAATAGCAGCACACAGCTGTTTATTCAAACCAATGTGCCTGCCAAAAATCATAATCTGCATGCTGATCTTTGGGGACTATGTGCCATGATACAGGCCGCCAATGAGATGGAGGCCCTGGACCCTGCCCAGGCATATATGCCGCCTGTAGTAAAGGCGATTGACCAGTACTATGATCCTGCTCCTCCTGCACCTGGATTTGCTTCTTATGTGATGAAGGAAAGGCAGGAAGATAGGTATTACGACGATAATCAATGGATTGGTATTGCTTATATGGATGCCTACCGTCGTAATAAACAACCCGCTTACCTGGATGGCGGCAGGATGATCTACACTTTTATGATGACAGGGTATGATACTGTTTCCGGTGGTGGGCTATACTGGCGGGAAAAGGATCTTACCACCAAAAACACCTGTTCCAATGGCCCTGGTATTTTGCTGGCCCTGCAACTGTATGCAGCCACCCAACAAAAAGGGTATCTGGATACTGCACTATTACTGTATACCTGGACCAACCGGCATTTGCAGGCCGGAAACGGTGTATACTGGGATGCTATCAAACCTTTGCAACACCGGATAGATTCGGCGACGTATACCTATAACACGGGTACTATGCTGGAAGCTAATGTAAAACTGTATCGCCTAACAAAAGAAAAACGCTATCTACGGGAAGCACAGCGGATAGCAGCAGGCAGCTATGATCATTTTATCAAAACCGGTAAACTAGGTACCGCCTACTGGTTTAATGCGGTACTATTAAGAGGATATGAAGCACTATACCAGATAGATAAAAACAACAAATATCTGAAAGCCATGCAGGAGTATGCGGACCATGTATGGGAAAAGGAGCGGAATGAACAGCACCTCGTGGGACGTAAGCCGGAAAAAGAACTGCTGGCGCAGGCAGGGATGCTGGAAATATATGCCCGGCTGGCCCGGCTAAAAATACAATAGTAGGATCGTAAAAAAACAGCCACCTTATCATTATCCCGTTATTTACTCCAATTGGGAAAAATATATCCGTTAATAAATTCCGGATATAGTAAACCATTGATATACTATTGAAATACTTTTGCCATTAGCTTGATACCTGTATTATTGGCTGTAAATACCTGACTAATCTGCCTTTTATAGTAAGGTTACACAAATAATATATTCTTTAAAAACTGATGAAACCAGCATGGGGTACCCGTGCCAGGCTTCCTATTGCCATAATGGTATATTGATTTTCACAGCATCTTTTAATTGATAATGGCTGCAAACACTAAAAACAAATCGCAAAAGAAACCCGGATCCCGTTCTCTGTTTTACCGGATATCCGCATGGTTGCATCTATGGCTGGGATTGATTTCCGGAATTATTGTAGTGATCATTTGTATCACCGGTTGTATATGGGTATTTAATGAAGAAATTACCGGCCTGCTGCAACCGGAAACAAATGTAGCACCCCAGCATAAAGCAATCCTTAAACCCTCCCAGATCATGGCGGTAGTGGAAAAGGAATACCCGGGTAAAAGGCCCGGATATGCTATATATAAGCAGGGGAAAACTATTGAAGTAAGCATGGGGGGCAGAAAAGGTGGCTCTACGCTGCATATAAATCCGTACTCAGGTGAAGTGATCAGTAAGATAGAACGTAAGGAAGGAGAGACCAGTTTTTTCAGATGGATATTAAACGGCCACCGTTTCCTTTGGCTGCCTTATCAGATTGGCCGGCCTATTGTTAACTACAGTACCCTGATTTGTGTGATTACATTGATCAGCGGACTAGTGCTGTGGTGGCCCAAAAAGTGGAACAAAAACACCCGGCAGCAAAGCTTTAAGATTAAATGGGGCGCCAGCTTCAAGCGTGTGAATTATGACCTGCATAATGTGTTCGGGTTCTATAGTTTACTGTTGCTGCTGATGATTGCCTTAACAGGTATGGTATGGGGGATTGAATGGTATAGCAAAGGACTTTACTGGGTTACAGCAGGAGGAAAGCCATTGCCGGAATTTGTAGAACTGAAATCGGATTCCCTGCAGGCCAATAAACATTACACACCTGCCCAGGCAGCCGATCTTGCATGGAACAAGGTAACTGCCAAACATGCTGCTGCCAAAGGTTTTTATATCGCGTTCCCGGATACGGCACGTCCCAAAGCCATCATCAATATTATTGTTTATCCAAGTAAAGGCCAGTATTACAATAATCAGCGCTATGCTTTTGATCAGCATACACTGGCCGAATTGAAAGGGAATAAACTATATGAAGAAAGTTATGCAGAAGCATCTTTTGGAACCAAACTCAGGCGTATGAACTATGATATACATGTGGGCAGCATTCTGGGATTGCCAGGTAAGTTCCTGGCCTTTTTTGCCAGCCTGATCGGAGCTACATTGCCAGTGACAGGTTTTTTGGTTTGGTGGGGCAAACGAAAGAAAAAGAAGCAGCCGGCCAAAGTACCTATCATCCCCAACGCAAAAAATGAAGTCCCTGCTGTAGCCATCCACTAGCAGCAATCCGGATACACAACAAAATAAATTGGTAAACGAAGGAACTACATGCCGCTGTAGTTCCTTCGTCCGTTTAAGGCAGTTCCCCAAACCTTCGTAACTTCAGGATGTAACCTTAAAAACAGCGACTATGAAAAAAGCGCATGTAATTACAGGATTATGGCTCATGGGATTATATATGGCTGCTTTACCCGTGATTGCCCAGCAGCTACCCCGGCAGCAATTCATTCAGCGGCTGATGAAACAGATGACACTGGATGAAAAGATTGGCCAGCTAAACCTGCTCACCAGCGATATGGATGTAACCGGTCCATTTATGAAGGAGGACTATAAAAAAGAGATAGCATCTGGTTTGTGCGGGGCCATTTTTAATGCTTATACTCCCCGTTATACGCGCCAGTTGCAGGAGATTGCCATGAAAACAAGGTTAAAAATTCCCCTGCTTTTTGGTTATGATGTGATTCATGGACACAAGACCATTTTCCCTATTCCGCTAGGAGAAGCTTGTACCTGGGATATGGCACTGCTGGAGAAGAGTGCCCGTATTGCTGCAGAGGAAGCCAGTGCGGATGGTTTACACTGGACTTTTTCCCCGATGGTGGATATTGCCAGGGATCCCCGCTGGGGCCGTGTAGCAGAAGGCGTGGGAGAAGATACCTGGTATGGTGTGCAGGTAGCCAAAGCCAAGGTGAAAGGTTATCAGGGAACGGACCTGTCTGCCAACAATACGATATTGGCCTGTGTAAAACATTTTGCACTCTATGGCGCAGTGGAAGCCGGGCGTGATTATAATACCGTAGATATGAGCCGGCACCAGATGTTTGAGGTATATATGCCTCCCTACAAAGCCGCTATTGATGCAGGAGTAGCTACGGTGATGACTGCTTTTAATGAAGTAGATGGCATACCCGCTACGGGCAACAGATGGTTGCTGACAGATTTGCTGCGTAAACAATGGGGATTCAAAGGTTTTGTGGTAACCGATTACACATCTATGAATGAAATGATTCCGCATGGGGTGGCTAAAAATGAATATGAAGCTGGCGGACTGGCAATGAATGCCGGGGTGGATATGGATATGCAGGGAAGCATATACGTTACCCAACTAAAGCAGTTGCTGCAGGATAAAAAAATAACATTGCAGCAGATAGATGCAGCAGTATACCGCGTGCTTGAGGCGAAGTATAACCTGGGGCTTTTCAGTGATCCGTTCAGGTATTGTGATACCACCAGGGCACAGCAGGTAATCCTGTCGGCGGCACATCTGCAGGCAGCAAGGGAAATAGCACAGCGCTCTATTGTATTACTGAAAAACGAAGGACAGCTATTGCCATTAAAGAAGCAGGGTACTATAGCGGTGATAGGGCCACTGGCAGATAGCAAGCGGGATATGATAGGCAACTGGTCGGCTGCCGGGGATGCAGCCAGGGCGGTGACTCTGCTGGAGGGGATCAAAAACAAATTGGGCCAGGGAGCTACTGTGTTGTACGCGCCGGGAGGACATATTACTACAGATGCCAACCTGCTGAGTAAAGCATGGCAGCAACCGCAGCTAAAGCAATCCGATACGGCGAATAGTGCGCAAATGCTGGCCACTGCATTAGAACAGGCGAAGAAAGCGGATATAGTGGTGATGGCATTGGGAGAATCTCAAGGGATGACCGGAGAAGCGGCGAGCCGGTCGGATATCAGTATTCCACCGGGGCAGCGTTCACTGCTGAAGGCAATTATGGCTACCGGAAAACCCGTGGTGCTGGTATTGATGAATGGCCGCCCCCTTACCCTGGAATGGGAAAATGAACATGTTCCCGCTATCCTGGAAACCTGGTTCCTGGGTACAACGGCAGGGGATGCTATCGCAGATGTGCTGTTTGGCGACTATAACCCTTCCGGAAAAATTACAATGACCTTTTCCCGGAACGTAGGGCAGATCCCCATTTATTATAACTATAAAAATACAGGCCGCCCATTAGATCCCAATAATAAATACTCTTCCAAATATCTGGATGTGAGCAATGAGCCGTTGTTCCCCTTTGGCTTCGGATTAAGCTATACCAGGTTTACCTATAGTCCTGTTTCTCTGGATAAAAAACAGTTGTCTTCAACAAGCAAATTACGTATAATGGTAAAGGTTGCGAATGAAGGCAACTATGACGGAGAAGAAGTGGTGCAGCTATATATCCGGGATCATCAGGGGAGCATAACCAGGCCCGTGAAAGAATTAAAAGGATTTAAGAAAATTTTCCTCAAAAAAGGAGAAAGCAGGGACATCGTTTTTGAGTTAGGCGCCGCCGACCTGAAATTTTATGACAAAGAATTGCACTGGACAACCGAGCCTGGCAGTTTTACCGTATTTGTTGGTACCAACAGCCGCGATGTGCAGTCGGCAGATTTTACTTTGCAATGAGGCAGGAGAAAAAGCCAGGTTGCGGTCAGAAATGAGAATAACTGGCCATTTTTGCGATATTAAGAGGCGCTTTTAAAAAAATGCTTTGTTATTTCACAATAGTTATTACTTTTGTACCCGATATTATGAATACAAACGTACATACACATCATCACCATCATTCTTACCACACCGGTAGGCAGGTATGATATTATGTATTAAAATATATTAATGATCATTATCAGAGGCTTACCGGAACGGTAGGCCTTTTTTATTTTCCCCTGATCCTGGCAGGTAAGGGAGTATAAAATTCAATCATGAAACTGAAAATTGCTATTCAAAAGTCCGGGCGCCTGCACGAAGATTCCATCAAACTGTTGAAGGAATGCGGTATTGACATCAACAATGGTGTGAATAAACTGAAAACAGAAGCTACCAACTTCCCGCTGGAAGTATTTTTTCTCCGTGATGATGATATTCCGCAATACATAGAAGACGGCGTGGCTGATATTGGGGTGGTAGGCGAAAATGTAGTGTTGGAAAAAAAGAAGCAGGTGCGTGTAGTAGAAAAGCTGGGCTTTGGCAAATGCCGCTTGTCAATGGCCGTACCTAAGGCGATGGATTATAATAATGTAAAGGATCTGCATAATCTGAAGATTGCTACCAGCTACCCGGTTATTTTGGGAGATTTTTTGAAGAATAATGGTGTTACCGCAGATATTCATGAAATCAGCGGATCTGTTGAGATAGCACCAGGTATAGGATTGGCAGCGGCTATCTGTGATCTGGTAAGCAGCGGTTCTACCTTGTTCATGAATGGGTTGAAAGAAGTGGAAACGGTATTGAAGTCAGAAGCAGTATTGATTGCGAATGAAGGATTGCAGGAGGCACAGCAACTGTTGTTGCAGAAACTGTTATTCCGCATACAGGCGGTAAGAAAAGCAAAGAACAATAAATACATCTTATTAAATGCCCCTAATAATAACCTGAAAGAGATCATCAGTTTATTACCGGGTATGAAAAGCCCTACCGTACTACCATTAGCTGAAGAAGGCTGGAGTTCTGTACATTCTGTACTGAATGAAAATGATTTCTGGGATATTATTGAAAGCCTGAAGGCTGCCGGAGCACAAGGGATCCTGGTAGTACCTATTGAAAAGATGGTCATCTGATGTGCTGCGGAGAATGTTTAAAACAGGCATTCGCTTTTTTACTAGTAATTGATCAATTGTAATTCACTTTGCACTATGCAAACAATTCAATATCCTGATAAAGGTACGTGGCAGGAAATACTCCGGCGTCCGGCAATGGATACTACTGCGCTGGAAAACACGGTTACCGGTATTTTGCAGGATGTACAACAAAATGGGGATGCTGCTGTACGTAAATATGCACAGCAGTTTGATAAAGTAGCACTAACGGATTTTATTGCGGCACCGGCTGAGTTTGAAGCTGCCGCAGCTTCACTGGATCCGGCTTTAAAGAGGGCTATCCAGCAGGCAGCAGAAAATATCACTACATTTCACCGTGCACAGCAGGAACAAAGTAAAGTGATTGCTACGATGCCAGGGGTAGAATGCTGGCGCCGCGCCGTGGCGATCGATAAAGTGGGATTATATATCCCTGGAGGATCAGCCCCTTTGTTTTCCACTATCCTCATGCTGGGTATTCCTGCAGCGATAGCCGGATGTAAGGAAGTGATACTATGTACTCCTTCCAATGCCGCAGGGCAGGTGCATCCCGCCATTTTATATGCCGCTCAGCTGGTAGGTGTTAATAAAGTATTTAAGATTGGAGGGGTACAGGCTATAGCAGCAATGGCCTATGGAACGGAAACGGTGCCCCAGGTATATAAGATTTTTGGGCCGGGCAATCAGTATGTTACCTGTGCCAAACAGCTGATCAATAAAGCAGGCGTAGCGATAGACATGCCGGCCGGCCCTTCTGAAGTGGCGGTATTGGCAGATGATAGCTGCGAGCCGGCTTTCGTTGCCGCCGATTTGTTATCGCAGGCAGAACATGGCGCTGATAGTCAGGTGATCCTGATTACGACCTCTGCTACGGTGATCACAGCTGTTGAAAAAGAAGTAGCTGCTCAGCTGGCACTATTGCCACGTAAGGAGCTGGCGGCAAAGGCACTGGCAAATAGCAAACTGATCCTTGTTGATAACATGACGACTGCCACAGCCCTGTTGAATACTTATGCACCGGAGCACTTAATCGTGGCGTGTAAAGATGATATTAACATCGCGGATAGTATTACTAATGCCGGCTCTGTATTCCTGGGCAATTATACGCCGGAAAGTGCGGGTGATTATGCCTCTGGTACCAATCATACACTACCCACCAATGGATATGCTAAGGCATACAGTGGTGTATCCTTGGATAGTTTTGTGAAAAAGATCACCTTTCAGCGGATTACCCGCGAAGGACTGGCACAGATAGGCAGTACTATTGAGATCATGGCAGCGGCAGAAGGGCTGGATGCGCATAAAAATGCCGTGACCATCCGATTGAAATAACCGGATAGATAGTGCTGCAGACAAAGCTGCGTTATATATCTGCTGAAAATACATCGCTCATGGCCTGCGGCGCAATGCCTGCGGCTTATTAAACCAAACGTGCATGTTTAACTTAGATAATTTACTACGCGAAAATATTAAACGACTGGTGCCTTATTCCTCTGCCCGGGATGAATTTAAGGGAGAGGCAAGCATTTACCTGGATGCCAATGAAAATAGTTTCGGGTCTCCGTTACCGGTGGCTTATAACCGTTACCCGGATCCTATGCAGTGGAAACTAAAATATAAACTGGCTGAAATAAAGGGAGTGCCGCCGCAAAACATATTTTTAGGGAATGGCAGTGATGAAGCGATTGATGTATTGTACCGTGCCTTTTGTAATCCAGGGGTGGATAATGTGATCTTATGTCCGCCTACTTATGGCATGTATGAGGTAAGTGCCAATATCAATGATGTGGTGATCCGCAAGGTGAGCCTTACTCCTGATTTTCAGCTGGATTTCCCTCCTTTGCAGCAGGCCATTGATGAGCACACTAAAATGATCTTTATCTGCTCCCCCAATAACCCTACCGGTAATTCCATTCACCGGGAAGATATCGAGATGCTGCTGAATAATTTTGATGGCATCGTGGTTATTGATGAAGCGTATATCAACTTTGCCCGTCAGAAAACATTTATCCAGGAATTAACAGAGTATCCTAACCTGGTAGTATTACAAACCCTGTCAAAAGCCTGGGGATTAGCCGCCCTGCGTGTAGGGATGGCATTTGCCAGCGAAGAGATTATTAATGTTATCAATAAGGTAAAACCACCTTACAACATTAATCAGGCCGCCCAGGAACTGGCCTTGCAGGCACTGGATAATATCAGCAGTGTAAATGAATGGATCCGGGAAATTGTGATTGAAAGAGATAAACTGGCTGCCGGATTTGCGCAATTGCCACAGGTAGTAAAAGTATATCCCAGTGATGCGAACTTCATCCTGGTGAAAACCACGGATGCCAAAGGAATATACAATCAACTGGTGGAGCAGGGGATTATTGTACGTGACCGCTCCAAAGTAGAGCTGTGCGCAGGATGCCTGCGTATAACGGTAGGCACACCAACCGAAAATATCGAATTGCTGTCAGCAATGCAACAATTGGTATTATCTTAAAAACCATCCACCTTTAATATGAAAAAGTTTTTGTTAAGTATTAATTATAAACTCTTTGTTATCGGCTACGTGATCTGGTTGTTGTTCGGTGCACTGATTAATTTCGGGATACGTAAACAGGCACTGACCAGTGAAAATATCATTTCACTCCTGGTAGTAGGGTTTTTAACTATTGCAGCATTAACTGTATTTGGTTTATTTCGTAAAAAGGAAGATCACAACTAAAAATAATAATTGAATGAAGCGTGTTCTCTTTATAGATCGTGATGGTACCCTGATTAAAGAAGTACCTCCTACTTATCAGATTGATAGCCTGGAAAAAGTAGAATTTTATCCGAAAGCTTTTACCTATATGGCTAAAATAGCTGCGGAACTTGATTACGAACTGGTGATGGTAACCAACCAGGATGGGTTGGGTACTGCTGCTTTTCCGGAAGATACTTTCTGGCCGGCACAGGAATTCATAATCAGGGCGTTTGAGAATGAGGGCGTGGTTTTTAAAGAGGTATTCATCGACCGTAGCTTTCCTGCTGATAATGCGCCTACGCGCAAACCAGGTACAGGGATGCTAACAAAGTACTTCTCTCCCGATTATGACCTCGCCAATTCTTTTGTAATAGGGGACCGTATTACAGATGTGCAGCTGGCTAAGAACCTGGGTGCAAAAGCAATATGGATCAATGAAGGTACAGGATTGGGAAATACAGAAATAAAAGATGACGCTGCGGCGCTCCGGCCGGTAATTGCGCTGGAGTCTACCGACTGGGCCAAAATATATGAATTCCTGAAGCTGGGATTGCGTACGGTAACACATACACGCAAAACGAAGGAAACGGATATTGTTGTATCACTGAACCTGGATGGTACCGGCAAGGCGGATATTGATACCGGTCTTGGTTTTTTTGATCATATGCTGGATCAGATTGCCCGTCATGGGGGTATTGATCTGACGATCAAAGCTAAGGGAGATCTGCATATTGATGAGCATCATACTATAGAAGATGTGGGTATTACACTGGGCGAAGCAATGGCTTTGGGGCTGGCAGATAAGAGAGGTATGGAACGCTACGGTTTCTGCCTGCCTATGGATGACTGTTTGGCACAGGCTGCCATTGATTTTGGCGGACGTAACTGGATTGTTTGGGAGGCTACCTTCAACCGGGAGAAAATAGGGGAAATGCCTACAGAAATGTTTTACCATTTCTTTAAATCATTTTCCGATGCCGCCAAATGCAACCTGAATATCCAGGCTACCGGCCAGAATGAACATCATAAAATAGAAGCCATCTTCAAGGTTTTTGCCAAAGCTATTAAAATGGCGGTGCGCAGAGATCCTATGCATATGCAATTGCCCAGTACCAAAGGCGTGCTTTAATATAATTGTATATAGAAAACAAAAAGCTGATCAGTATTACCTGATCAGCTTTTTGTTTTATGTAAATGAGATAAATTTTATGCCCTGAAGAATATCTTCTTCTTATACAGCCAGTAGCACATACCCCATTCCAGGCCAAATATGACGAGGGCGGCTACTACCTTTATCCAGTTTTCGCTCATGGAAAGCGGTTGTAACAAACCGTTTACGATTACGCCCACATATTCATTAAACCACCGGTGGCCCACAATTTCAAAAAACAGGTAGATAAAAATGGAGTTCATACCTATCACCGTAAAGAAACTGAGGTAGCGGGGATGTTTCAGCACATCAATCCAGGCATAGGAGGCCAGTAATGCCCAGAGGCACCAGGCACCGGATGCCAGGGTAAAGGAAGAGGTGGCGATCCGTTTGATAATAGGCGTAATATTCAGCCAGTCAAGACCATAACCCATTATAAAACAGCCAGCCCCTGCCAGAAACAGGTATTGGAGTTTTTGCCGGGCAGGCCGGTCCTGTAGTAATAATTTACCCGCTAATACCCCCCAGATGGTATGTGCAGCTGTAGGCAGGCAGTTAATAGCCACCCAGCCACCACGATTGATTTTGCCCATCAGCACCTGATCCATGTAATTCCCGAAGTTATGCTGATTGGTAAAAGGTTGGTCAAAGCCCGGAATGTTGGTAAACCGGTACAGGCACTCTGTTAATAATAATAGTCCGAGGCTGAAAACAATCTGTGCACTAAAATTCCAGCGGAATATCAGAAAAGCTACCAGCGTGGTAAAAGACAATTGGGT contains the following coding sequences:
- a CDS encoding acyltransferase family protein; amino-acid sequence: MSTPLLPVTDNKTKLQRLLSLDFLRGFIMVLLAFEAAGLYKRLKNVTDNSFLQGVLEQFEHHPWHGLRMWDLVQPAFMFMAGTAMAFSLTRQDSQGVPWGQQARKTLTRSFWLFFWGVLDYAVRGENLSFELWDVLTQLSFTTLVAFLIFRWNFSAQIVFSLGLLLLTECLYRFTNIPGFDQPFTNQHNFGNYMDQVLMGKINRGGWVAINCLPTAAHTIWGVLAGKLLLQDRPARQKLQYLFLAGAGCFIMGYGLDWLNITPIIKRIATSSFTLASGAWCLWALLASYAWIDVLKHPRYLSFFTVIGMNSIFIYLFFEIVGHRWFNEYVGVIVNGLLQPLSMSENWIKVVAALVIFGLEWGMCYWLYKKKIFFRA
- the hisB gene encoding bifunctional histidinol-phosphatase/imidazoleglycerol-phosphate dehydratase HisB codes for the protein MKRVLFIDRDGTLIKEVPPTYQIDSLEKVEFYPKAFTYMAKIAAELDYELVMVTNQDGLGTAAFPEDTFWPAQEFIIRAFENEGVVFKEVFIDRSFPADNAPTRKPGTGMLTKYFSPDYDLANSFVIGDRITDVQLAKNLGAKAIWINEGTGLGNTEIKDDAAALRPVIALESTDWAKIYEFLKLGLRTVTHTRKTKETDIVVSLNLDGTGKADIDTGLGFFDHMLDQIARHGGIDLTIKAKGDLHIDEHHTIEDVGITLGEAMALGLADKRGMERYGFCLPMDDCLAQAAIDFGGRNWIVWEATFNREKIGEMPTEMFYHFFKSFSDAAKCNLNIQATGQNEHHKIEAIFKVFAKAIKMAVRRDPMHMQLPSTKGVL
- a CDS encoding PepSY-associated TM helix domain-containing protein; this encodes MAANTKNKSQKKPGSRSLFYRISAWLHLWLGLISGIIVVIICITGCIWVFNEEITGLLQPETNVAPQHKAILKPSQIMAVVEKEYPGKRPGYAIYKQGKTIEVSMGGRKGGSTLHINPYSGEVISKIERKEGETSFFRWILNGHRFLWLPYQIGRPIVNYSTLICVITLISGLVLWWPKKWNKNTRQQSFKIKWGASFKRVNYDLHNVFGFYSLLLLLMIALTGMVWGIEWYSKGLYWVTAGGKPLPEFVELKSDSLQANKHYTPAQAADLAWNKVTAKHAAAKGFYIAFPDTARPKAIINIIVYPSKGQYYNNQRYAFDQHTLAELKGNKLYEESYAEASFGTKLRRMNYDIHVGSILGLPGKFLAFFASLIGATLPVTGFLVWWGKRKKKKQPAKVPIIPNAKNEVPAVAIH
- the hisC gene encoding histidinol-phosphate transaminase gives rise to the protein MFNLDNLLRENIKRLVPYSSARDEFKGEASIYLDANENSFGSPLPVAYNRYPDPMQWKLKYKLAEIKGVPPQNIFLGNGSDEAIDVLYRAFCNPGVDNVILCPPTYGMYEVSANINDVVIRKVSLTPDFQLDFPPLQQAIDEHTKMIFICSPNNPTGNSIHREDIEMLLNNFDGIVVIDEAYINFARQKTFIQELTEYPNLVVLQTLSKAWGLAALRVGMAFASEEIINVINKVKPPYNINQAAQELALQALDNISSVNEWIREIVIERDKLAAGFAQLPQVVKVYPSDANFILVKTTDAKGIYNQLVEQGIIVRDRSKVELCAGCLRITVGTPTENIELLSAMQQLVLS
- the bglX gene encoding beta-glucosidase BglX, with protein sequence MKKAHVITGLWLMGLYMAALPVIAQQLPRQQFIQRLMKQMTLDEKIGQLNLLTSDMDVTGPFMKEDYKKEIASGLCGAIFNAYTPRYTRQLQEIAMKTRLKIPLLFGYDVIHGHKTIFPIPLGEACTWDMALLEKSARIAAEEASADGLHWTFSPMVDIARDPRWGRVAEGVGEDTWYGVQVAKAKVKGYQGTDLSANNTILACVKHFALYGAVEAGRDYNTVDMSRHQMFEVYMPPYKAAIDAGVATVMTAFNEVDGIPATGNRWLLTDLLRKQWGFKGFVVTDYTSMNEMIPHGVAKNEYEAGGLAMNAGVDMDMQGSIYVTQLKQLLQDKKITLQQIDAAVYRVLEAKYNLGLFSDPFRYCDTTRAQQVILSAAHLQAAREIAQRSIVLLKNEGQLLPLKKQGTIAVIGPLADSKRDMIGNWSAAGDAARAVTLLEGIKNKLGQGATVLYAPGGHITTDANLLSKAWQQPQLKQSDTANSAQMLATALEQAKKADIVVMALGESQGMTGEAASRSDISIPPGQRSLLKAIMATGKPVVLVLMNGRPLTLEWENEHVPAILETWFLGTTAGDAIADVLFGDYNPSGKITMTFSRNVGQIPIYYNYKNTGRPLDPNNKYSSKYLDVSNEPLFPFGFGLSYTRFTYSPVSLDKKQLSSTSKLRIMVKVANEGNYDGEEVVQLYIRDHQGSITRPVKELKGFKKIFLKKGESRDIVFELGAADLKFYDKELHWTTEPGSFTVFVGTNSRDVQSADFTLQ
- the hisG gene encoding ATP phosphoribosyltransferase; this encodes MKLKIAIQKSGRLHEDSIKLLKECGIDINNGVNKLKTEATNFPLEVFFLRDDDIPQYIEDGVADIGVVGENVVLEKKKQVRVVEKLGFGKCRLSMAVPKAMDYNNVKDLHNLKIATSYPVILGDFLKNNGVTADIHEISGSVEIAPGIGLAAAICDLVSSGSTLFMNGLKEVETVLKSEAVLIANEGLQEAQQLLLQKLLFRIQAVRKAKNNKYILLNAPNNNLKEIISLLPGMKSPTVLPLAEEGWSSVHSVLNENDFWDIIESLKAAGAQGILVVPIEKMVI
- the hisD gene encoding histidinol dehydrogenase, yielding MQTIQYPDKGTWQEILRRPAMDTTALENTVTGILQDVQQNGDAAVRKYAQQFDKVALTDFIAAPAEFEAAAASLDPALKRAIQQAAENITTFHRAQQEQSKVIATMPGVECWRRAVAIDKVGLYIPGGSAPLFSTILMLGIPAAIAGCKEVILCTPSNAAGQVHPAILYAAQLVGVNKVFKIGGVQAIAAMAYGTETVPQVYKIFGPGNQYVTCAKQLINKAGVAIDMPAGPSEVAVLADDSCEPAFVAADLLSQAEHGADSQVILITTSATVITAVEKEVAAQLALLPRKELAAKALANSKLILVDNMTTATALLNTYAPEHLIVACKDDINIADSITNAGSVFLGNYTPESAGDYASGTNHTLPTNGYAKAYSGVSLDSFVKKITFQRITREGLAQIGSTIEIMAAAEGLDAHKNAVTIRLK
- a CDS encoding glycoside hydrolase family 76 protein, with the translated sequence MEKNILLFPVFLLLWIPYTKAQSQAVTNEQRAKALQEAIYKHLYNSSTQLFIQTNVPAKNHNLHADLWGLCAMIQAANEMEALDPAQAYMPPVVKAIDQYYDPAPPAPGFASYVMKERQEDRYYDDNQWIGIAYMDAYRRNKQPAYLDGGRMIYTFMMTGYDTVSGGGLYWREKDLTTKNTCSNGPGILLALQLYAATQQKGYLDTALLLYTWTNRHLQAGNGVYWDAIKPLQHRIDSATYTYNTGTMLEANVKLYRLTKEKRYLREAQRIAAGSYDHFIKTGKLGTAYWFNAVLLRGYEALYQIDKNNKYLKAMQEYADHVWEKERNEQHLVGRKPEKELLAQAGMLEIYARLARLKIQ